The Syntrophorhabdaceae bacterium genome has a segment encoding these proteins:
- a CDS encoding TRAP transporter substrate-binding protein, which translates to MRDKLLFVASIAVVLSLTLFAPAHAQGQAPIKLTFSNFLPITFSASPVLGQFCEEMKKRTNGRVQIAYYPGGTLTTGPKVYDGIVNQVSDMGTSHVGYTRGRFPVTEILDLPVGYSSGFVCTHVKHDFYKKFRPKEWNDVHVLWFWSPGPLLFTTSKKPFKSMEELKGLKFRGVGRPADTIKAVGAVPVAVEMADVYDGVQRGLLDGVFEGMESWKGFRLGDVIKYGALTQRATGLMYTFFVAINKEKWNALPDDIKKVLADTSEEWVDREAVNTLQADFDGLNYFKQQGGQMLVMPDAEITKMQKAVEPVIQNYIKDMEGKGFKRADMEAQLAYIRERIAYWGKQETDRKLKSPYAQ; encoded by the coding sequence ATGAGAGACAAACTGTTGTTTGTAGCAAGTATCGCCGTTGTATTGAGTCTCACGCTTTTTGCACCTGCGCACGCACAGGGTCAGGCTCCGATCAAGCTCACATTCAGTAATTTTCTGCCAATAACCTTCTCGGCCAGCCCGGTGCTCGGGCAATTTTGCGAAGAGATGAAGAAGCGCACCAACGGCAGGGTACAGATCGCCTATTATCCGGGTGGCACGCTCACCACCGGACCGAAGGTTTACGACGGAATCGTGAACCAGGTTTCGGACATGGGCACCAGCCACGTCGGTTACACACGGGGTCGTTTCCCGGTTACCGAGATTCTGGACCTGCCGGTCGGCTATTCCAGCGGTTTCGTTTGCACCCACGTCAAGCACGATTTTTATAAGAAGTTCAGGCCGAAAGAATGGAATGATGTGCATGTGCTCTGGTTTTGGTCGCCTGGGCCTCTGCTCTTTACAACCTCAAAGAAGCCGTTCAAATCAATGGAAGAGCTGAAAGGGTTAAAGTTCAGGGGTGTGGGAAGACCTGCAGACACAATCAAGGCTGTGGGCGCAGTACCTGTGGCCGTCGAAATGGCGGATGTGTATGATGGAGTGCAAAGGGGGTTGCTGGACGGAGTCTTCGAGGGGATGGAGTCGTGGAAGGGCTTTCGGTTGGGCGATGTAATCAAGTACGGCGCCCTCACGCAGCGCGCGACGGGTTTGATGTACACCTTCTTTGTAGCGATAAACAAGGAGAAGTGGAATGCGCTGCCCGATGACATCAAGAAGGTTCTCGCGGATACGTCGGAAGAATGGGTCGACAGAGAGGCCGTGAACACGCTCCAGGCGGACTTCGACGGATTGAACTACTTCAAACAACAGGGCGGGCAGATGCTTGTCATGCCTGACGCGGAGATCACGAAAATGCAGAAAGCAGTGGAGCCTGTGATACAGAACTATATAAAGGACATGGAAGGCAAGGGATTCAAG
- a CDS encoding TRAP transporter large permease, with protein MNEVTVGCIALGAILFFFLTGLELPFCMILVGFAGFTYLVNFKAATHMMAKDIYDVFVSYGYTVFPLFIFMGQLAFASGIAKKLYDSAYRFLGHIPGGLAMATVGGATAFKALCGSANATAATFSAVAIPEMDRYHYSKTLSTGLVAVVGTLGCLIPPSVFLIIYGLITEQSIGRLFLAGIIPGLGIALLFMLTIYGWAKINPSLAPPGEKSTWKQRIASLPEVAVVLAVFFLMIVGLLRGFFTPTEAGSVGTMVVFLMVVFRKQLTFKAYMKAIGEAMRTACMVLLMVAGSLILGHFITITNIPQIMADWATNLPVHRNIVMIVICFVYLIGGSFIDDLAFMILATPIFFPVTQKLGFDPIWFGIMLGVTVMVGIVIPPIAANVFIVHKLTNTPLTTVYRGVAPFLFAIVVFGALLFIFPQLALFLPHYLMK; from the coding sequence ATGAATGAGGTGACCGTAGGATGCATAGCCTTGGGAGCGATACTTTTCTTTTTCCTGACCGGCCTCGAACTTCCTTTTTGCATGATCCTGGTCGGGTTCGCCGGATTTACGTATCTTGTCAATTTCAAAGCAGCCACGCACATGATGGCAAAGGATATCTATGACGTGTTCGTGTCGTACGGGTATACGGTGTTCCCCCTGTTCATTTTTATGGGACAGCTAGCGTTCGCGTCAGGCATAGCCAAGAAGCTCTATGATAGTGCCTACCGATTTCTTGGTCACATCCCGGGCGGTCTTGCTATGGCCACCGTAGGTGGGGCTACAGCATTCAAGGCGCTCTGCGGCTCGGCAAACGCCACGGCAGCAACGTTCAGCGCCGTGGCAATTCCCGAAATGGATCGCTACCACTACAGCAAAACGCTCTCTACCGGCCTCGTGGCCGTTGTGGGGACGCTCGGCTGCCTGATTCCGCCAAGCGTCTTTCTCATCATTTATGGTCTCATTACGGAGCAATCGATAGGCAGACTTTTTCTGGCCGGAATTATCCCGGGACTCGGGATAGCGCTATTGTTTATGCTCACGATTTACGGATGGGCCAAGATCAATCCATCGCTGGCTCCACCCGGGGAGAAATCAACCTGGAAACAAAGAATCGCTTCTCTGCCCGAAGTGGCAGTGGTTCTTGCTGTTTTCTTCCTCATGATCGTCGGGCTCTTGAGGGGATTTTTTACCCCTACGGAAGCTGGCAGTGTGGGTACCATGGTCGTGTTTCTCATGGTTGTTTTTAGAAAGCAGTTAACGTTTAAGGCGTACATGAAGGCCATCGGGGAAGCTATGCGTACAGCATGTATGGTTCTTCTGATGGTTGCAGGCTCTTTAATCCTCGGCCATTTCATCACGATTACCAATATCCCGCAGATCATGGCGGACTGGGCGACAAATCTTCCTGTGCACAGGAATATTGTCATGATCGTTATTTGCTTCGTATACCTCATCGGCGGCTCGTTCATCGACGACCTCGCCTTCATGATTCTTGCCACCCCCATCTTCTTTCCGGTTACACAGAAGCTCGGTTTCGATCCCATATGGTTTGGCATCATGCTCGGTGTCACCGTGATGGTAGGCATCGTCATCCCTCCGATAGCCGCCAACGTCTTTATCGTACACAAGCTGACCAATACCCCGCTTACCACGGTTTACAGAGGAGTAGCCCCTTTCTTGTTCGCGATCGTCGTCTTCGGAGCCCTGCTCTTCATATTCCCGCAGCTCGCTCTTTTTCTTCCGCACTACCTTATGAAATAG
- a CDS encoding TRAP transporter small permease — protein MKRFLDGVLKINTGMQTIAAIFLSFIILLTTVDVVVRIFGKPIPGAVEIIAICAGVVLGFTVPISFWMKSHISVDFVVNWLPTRAKNLLNVITKCIGIGLCLLISWNFIKIATGFWKGAEVSGTLEIPLYPVAYALGICFLVLSISLFCDILKIHGGSHE, from the coding sequence ATGAAAAGGTTCCTTGACGGCGTTCTGAAAATCAACACAGGGATGCAGACCATAGCAGCTATTTTCCTGTCCTTCATAATACTCCTGACGACAGTGGATGTTGTGGTCCGGATATTTGGAAAACCCATACCAGGTGCCGTAGAAATCATAGCTATCTGCGCAGGCGTTGTTCTGGGTTTCACTGTTCCGATTTCCTTCTGGATGAAAAGTCATATTTCTGTTGATTTCGTCGTAAATTGGCTTCCCACCCGGGCAAAGAACCTGCTCAACGTCATTACGAAATGTATCGGGATCGGCCTGTGCCTCCTCATCAGCTGGAATTTCATCAAGATTGCGACGGGATTCTGGAAGGGGGCAGAAGTTTCCGGCACTCTTGAAATACCCCTGTATCCCGTTGCCTATGCCCTGGGCATCTGCTTCCTCGTGCTTTCGATCTCCCTCTTTTGCGATATCCTCAAGATCCACGGAGGATCTCATGAATGA
- a CDS encoding carbon-nitrogen hydrolase family protein: MGDTLPQFKAAAVQAAPVYLNREDSVEKACTLIETAGQNGADLVALPEVFIPGNPYWAWYMGLRKGLDLSTQLFLNSVDIPSEATMRLGEAARRYGTYVVVGINERENKTLYNTLLFFDRKGQIMGKHRKFKPTGGEKLVWGEGDGSTHKVYDTEVGRLGALICGEHTMALPSFTLAAMGEQVHVASWIGFGFVNPLSEICSRYYAIACNAFVVCSQSVVDEPLIKKAGVEIETAGTWSAIIEAGTGRIMAGPLTPGEEGIVYAEIDLNQIVRHYFLHETTGHYWPKQFQVYFDAREIKPLYINVLPEPAEPRCVEDSEKGSNLDNAE, from the coding sequence GTGGGTGATACACTGCCGCAGTTCAAAGCAGCCGCGGTTCAAGCAGCACCTGTCTATTTGAACAGAGAAGACTCGGTTGAAAAGGCGTGTACACTGATCGAAACGGCGGGACAAAACGGCGCTGACCTAGTTGCGCTGCCCGAGGTATTTATCCCGGGTAATCCTTATTGGGCTTGGTACATGGGGTTGCGCAAAGGTCTCGATTTGTCGACACAGCTCTTTCTAAACAGTGTGGATATACCCAGTGAAGCTACGATGAGGCTCGGTGAGGCCGCGCGACGGTACGGGACATACGTGGTAGTCGGCATTAACGAGCGGGAGAACAAGACACTCTACAACACGCTTCTGTTCTTCGACCGCAAGGGTCAAATTATGGGCAAGCACCGGAAGTTCAAACCGACCGGCGGAGAAAAGCTCGTCTGGGGGGAAGGAGACGGGAGCACCCACAAGGTCTACGATACAGAGGTGGGGCGCCTTGGAGCCCTGATCTGCGGCGAGCATACGATGGCATTGCCCAGCTTCACGCTCGCAGCAATGGGTGAGCAAGTGCACGTTGCCTCATGGATCGGATTCGGTTTTGTCAACCCTCTCAGTGAGATCTGCTCACGGTACTATGCGATTGCCTGCAACGCGTTTGTTGTCTGCAGCCAGTCAGTCGTTGACGAACCGCTGATAAAAAAGGCCGGTGTGGAGATAGAGACGGCTGGCACCTGGAGCGCGATCATTGAGGCGGGGACGGGCAGAATCATGGCGGGGCCACTCACGCCGGGCGAAGAGGGCATCGTTTACGCGGAGATCGACCTGAACCAGATCGTCCGCCACTATTTTCTTCACGAAACAACAGGACATTACTGGCCGAAGCAGTTTCAGGTTTACTTCGATGCGCGAGAGATCAAGCCACTTTATATAAACGTCCTGCCCGAGCCCGCTGAGCCCAGATGTGTGGAAGACAGTGAAAAGGGTAGCAACCTGGATAATGCAGAATGA